The Nitrososphaerales archaeon DNA segment TTCATCTAAGCTTAATACTAGATCGCTGCTTCCCATAAGTTTACACCGTGAGTAGTAGGGTAAGTATATCATAGGCAAATACATTTGAACAATCACTCAAAAAATTGCCTTTAGTAAACATTGTTTACAATGTTTATCAAATTGAAAGCACATAGGCGTATTAGTGCTATGCTTAGATCAGATCTGACGGTGTAAACATGTCGTTTGCAACAAGATGGATGAAATCGAATGAACCGGGTGTGGGCGAGAAGCTACATGACGCTATCAAACCCGCAGGACCATTGAAACCCCGCATAGAGTATGCTCAGAGAAGACTTCAACTGCAGATATCAAGGTTAGACTCGATATCACACAAACTTAGGGAGAAAGACCAAGCGCTCTTCAGGAAAATTGTGAGCGCAATACAGCAACATGATACTCAGTACTCTAGCGTGCTCTCTAATGAACTGGCTCAAATAAGAAAGATGACGAAGATGGTAAGCCACGCTAGACTAGCGCTAGAACAGATACAGATCAGGCTGAGTACTATAACAGAGCTCGGAGATGTGGTTGTGACGCTAAGCCCTGCAATGGCAGTTGTAAAGAACGTAAGGGCAGGTTTGTCAACGATGATGCCAGATGTCGATAGCGAGATGGGTGAGATATCGCAGATGCTTGGAGGAATACTTATGGATGCAGGGCAGATCGGAGGCTACACAATAAACTTTGATTCTGCCAACGAGGAAGCGACTAAAATAATGGAGGAAGCAGCAAGCGTAGCGGAGAACAGGATGAAAGAAAAGTTTCCTGATCTACCCGCAACCGTAGGTGAAGAGACAACAAACGGGGTGGTAGGATAACCTCATGTTTGTAAGAGTAGCAAAGCCAATTGCTACCCTTCAAACTTAATTTTTTGTGGTGCAATTGTTTATGCTATCAAACGGTTTCTTGTCAAAGAAAGATATTCATTTAAAGGAGCGCACTTTCCAAGCCATAAGTGACCTTGAGACTGAGATAAAGGCTATACATTCGTTGCGCAGCAGATTGAAGAGCAGTGTAAATGATTCTTTATTCGCGGCTATGAAGGTAGAAAATAAAGAGAAATCTCTTTGCTATATAGATGAGTATAACGACCTTACAAACCTGCTGGCCATAGTAAGATCGGCTGAAATGTTACTGCAGAATCTCTCTGTCAAAATAGATAGCGTAAGATACCTGCAGGAACTCGTTACCATACTTGACAGTGCTACGCGTTCTGTGCATATGATAAAATTTGATATCTCACGATTACTGCCAGCAGTGAATTCAGCTCTAGATATGATAAACGGTACTATTGTTGAGATGAAGGATGTATTAAGGATTGATGCTGCAAAGCAGCAAAGCTGTGAACTACCCTTTACCATCCCAGATGTAAATGTGAAGTTGCCTACAATTCAAA contains these protein-coding regions:
- a CDS encoding Snf7 family protein → MSFATRWMKSNEPGVGEKLHDAIKPAGPLKPRIEYAQRRLQLQISRLDSISHKLREKDQALFRKIVSAIQQHDTQYSSVLSNELAQIRKMTKMVSHARLALEQIQIRLSTITELGDVVVTLSPAMAVVKNVRAGLSTMMPDVDSEMGEISQMLGGILMDAGQIGGYTINFDSANEEATKIMEEAASVAENRMKEKFPDLPATVGEETTNGVVG